From the genome of Bacteroides sp. MSB163, one region includes:
- a CDS encoding RagB/SusD family nutrient uptake outer membrane protein — protein sequence MNKYINKLFMMSAIAMAGIMGMTSCTDYLNKAPESDYQDNDPYKNFKNFQGFTEELYNCIPVVSNNKDAGHTCFNYGEDEYWEPQEMRMQARSVDNGDFWAWTTVYYGYPNNQGSAGSDNRTDKGHLWANSWYAIRKANIGIANLGNLISATEEERNLIEGQLYFFRAWYHFMLMEWWGGMPYIDTVLSSDVAPTLARLTWQECAEKCVADFEHAASLLPVDWDATTAGKVTLGKNNMRINRIMALAYKGKTLLWAGSPLMNWASGGAKEYNAELCKRGADALGQALALTESTNRYELADFSEYNDIFLLHNSSGKLNGVKESIFMENIKDYSGRWRWNMVNDFRPQSIEYSGIKCYPTANYVNYYGMQNGYPINDMTKADAESGYDPTHPWKNRDPRFYKTIMFDGVKWKSTGGAGGTAELFTGGRESEEANEKKGCFTAYMNSKLCPQLMNTVDGYKENNIMILSLMRLADVYLMYAEATAVGYNGPKGKAATYSLTAEEALNKIRERAGVAPVLDKFLGSTADFLSELRRERAVELSFEGFRFADLRRWMLLTQYPYTLKTKIEFDRADPSDYNYDEPEENAIKNLREVVLLERKYTDRHYWYPLPKKDVSMYEGFYQNPGW from the coding sequence AATGGGGATGACCTCATGTACAGACTATCTGAACAAAGCTCCGGAAAGTGACTACCAGGATAATGACCCCTACAAGAATTTTAAGAACTTTCAGGGTTTCACTGAAGAACTCTATAATTGTATCCCGGTAGTTTCAAACAACAAAGATGCCGGACATACTTGCTTCAACTATGGTGAAGATGAATACTGGGAACCACAGGAAATGCGTATGCAAGCCCGTAGTGTGGACAACGGAGACTTCTGGGCCTGGACTACTGTTTACTATGGTTACCCCAACAATCAAGGCTCGGCAGGTTCAGACAACCGAACTGACAAAGGTCACTTATGGGCCAACTCCTGGTATGCTATCCGTAAGGCCAATATCGGCATCGCCAACCTCGGCAATCTGATAAGCGCCACCGAGGAAGAACGTAATCTCATAGAAGGGCAACTTTACTTCTTCCGCGCATGGTACCACTTTATGCTAATGGAATGGTGGGGCGGCATGCCGTATATTGATACAGTGTTGTCTTCGGATGTAGCTCCCACGTTAGCCCGTCTTACATGGCAAGAATGTGCGGAAAAATGCGTAGCCGACTTTGAACATGCAGCCAGTCTACTTCCTGTTGATTGGGATGCAACCACCGCCGGTAAAGTGACTTTAGGCAAAAACAATATGCGTATCAACCGTATCATGGCTTTAGCTTATAAAGGCAAGACCTTGCTTTGGGCAGGCAGTCCGTTGATGAACTGGGCTTCCGGAGGCGCAAAGGAATACAATGCAGAGTTGTGCAAACGAGGTGCCGATGCTCTCGGACAAGCCCTTGCCCTCACCGAATCGACCAACCGCTACGAACTGGCTGACTTCTCCGAATATAACGACATCTTCCTGTTGCATAACTCAAGCGGCAAGCTGAACGGAGTAAAAGAGTCCATCTTTATGGAGAATATCAAGGATTATAGTGGACGCTGGCGCTGGAATATGGTTAACGACTTCCGACCTCAATCCATTGAGTATTCCGGTATTAAATGCTATCCTACCGCCAACTACGTAAACTACTATGGCATGCAGAACGGTTACCCGATTAATGACATGACAAAGGCAGATGCCGAATCAGGCTATGATCCCACACATCCCTGGAAAAACCGCGACCCACGCTTCTATAAAACCATCATGTTCGATGGTGTGAAGTGGAAAAGTACCGGTGGTGCAGGTGGAACGGCAGAACTTTTCACCGGAGGTAGAGAGAGTGAAGAAGCAAATGAAAAGAAAGGCTGCTTCACAGCCTATATGAACAGCAAACTCTGTCCGCAATTGATGAATACGGTTGACGGTTATAAAGAAAACAATATCATGATCCTCAGCCTTATGCGCCTAGCAGATGTATATCTGATGTATGCTGAAGCTACGGCTGTAGGCTACAACGGTCCGAAGGGTAAAGCTGCTACCTACTCACTCACAGCCGAAGAGGCATTGAACAAGATCCGCGAACGTGCCGGGGTTGCTCCCGTACTCGACAAGTTCCTAGGTAGTACTGCTGACTTCCTGAGCGAATTACGCCGTGAACGCGCCGTGGAACTGTCCTTCGAAGGTTTCCGTTTTGCCGACCTTCGCCGCTGGATGCTTCTCACCCAATATCCTTACACACTGAAGACCAAGATTGAGTTCGACCGTGCCGATCCTAGTGACTATAATTATGACGAACCGGAAGAAAATGCTATCAAGAACTTGCGTGAAGTAGTATTGCTTGAGCGTAAATATACCGACAGACACTATTGGTATCCGCTCCCTAAAAAGGATGTTAGCATGTATGAA